One Nitrospirota bacterium genomic region harbors:
- a CDS encoding HsdR family type I site-specific deoxyribonuclease, producing MADWLACKLGDLLEIKHGYAFQGEYFTESGSHIVLTPGNFFDEGGFKNKGDKEKWYTGPIPSDYVLNEGDLIVAMTEQAEGLLASSAIIPRSGLYLHNQRLGLVQIRDESKTDKCFLYHLFNYKPVRQQIRASASGVKIRHTAPSRIAEVTVRVPPPPIQRRIAGILSAYDDLIENNLRRIKILEEMARSLYREWFIHFRFPTGNEPSPGATRHPLPVGEGVLRGRETKGEVVLVPRLRAALERLNPALPPEAIAAAVEELTRDRSAMSLAAANREVCARLKEGVTVSVPDRARGGQKTERVRVVEWDHPTANDFLLVSQLSVTRSLYTRRPDLVGFVNGLPLVVVELKKPGVPAQQAFDDNLTCYKTDIPPLFWYNALLIASNGTESRVGSLTADWERFFEWKRVEREDEPRRVSLEVMLRGTCTPPRLLDLTENFTLFSEHKAGLVKVLAQNHQVLGVNNALAATLAARQQGHGRGGVFWQTQGSGKSLAMVFFAQKVLRKVPGNWTFVVVTDRAELDDQIAKTFKACGAVSEAESRVCHAQSGVHLRQLLGENHRYVFTLIHKFQTAERLCDRPDVIVLTDEAHRTQYDHLALNMRAALPRALFLAFTGTPLIAGEERTREVFGDYVSIYDFQQSVEDGATVPLFYENRTPELKLKNPKLNDDIYALIEAAQLDEEQERRLERELGRSYHLLTRDDRLEKVARDIVQHFLGRGFQGKAMVVSIDKATALRMYDKVRKHWQAERERVEQDLERLACYKVQPDPDRVRELRRRLGVLTTTDMTLIVSPAQNEIEQMNQLGLDIAAHRKRMNDEPLDEKFKDPQDPLRLVFLCAMWLTGFDAPSCSTVYLDKPMRNHTLMQTIARANRVFPGKHSGLIVDYANVFASLEKALAIYGAGRGGATPVRDKTQLVAELRKAVEDAETYCAGHGVRLEAIEAAAGGFERVQLIGEAVEALVSPDPLRKEFLAHERLVRTLFQAVKPDPVVLECLSLVSCLGTIADAIRERTGEGRPADITAVLDKVNLLLDQSIEAGGFHIRELAKGKHAAVIDLAKIDFEALAARFAKSKTKNLELERLKAAIRAQLDKLIRLNRTRADYLSKFETLIESYNAGSRNIEELFTELVALSRALNDEQQRHVREHLSEEELVIFDILTRPGPELSPEERKEVKKVTRELLKKLKQLLVIS from the coding sequence GTGGCTGACTGGCTAGCCTGCAAACTCGGTGACCTGCTTGAAATCAAGCATGGCTATGCCTTTCAGGGCGAATACTTTACCGAATCAGGCTCGCACATTGTCCTTACGCCTGGAAACTTCTTCGATGAAGGCGGCTTTAAGAATAAAGGCGACAAAGAGAAGTGGTATACCGGTCCGATTCCTTCCGACTACGTGCTGAACGAGGGAGACCTCATCGTTGCGATGACCGAGCAAGCGGAAGGACTTCTTGCCAGCAGCGCCATCATTCCGCGCAGCGGGCTATACCTCCACAACCAGCGGCTTGGTCTTGTGCAGATCCGCGACGAGTCGAAGACGGACAAGTGCTTTCTCTACCATCTATTCAACTACAAGCCAGTTCGGCAGCAGATTCGCGCCTCCGCCAGCGGTGTAAAGATTCGACATACTGCGCCGTCGCGAATTGCAGAAGTGACAGTCCGTGTTCCCCCACCACCCATCCAACGCCGAATCGCGGGCATCCTGTCCGCCTACGATGACTTGATCGAGAATAACCTTCGGCGGATCAAGATTCTGGAGGAGATGGCCCGATCCCTCTACCGCGAGTGGTTCATTCATTTCCGGTTTCCAACCGGAAATGAACCCTCCCCCGGCGCTACGCGCCACCCTCTCCCAGTGGGAGAGGGAGTGCTCCGGGGGCGGGAGACGAAAGGCGAAGTGGTGCTGGTTCCCCGGCTACGCGCGGCGCTGGAGCGGCTGAATCCCGCCCTGCCGCCTGAGGCGATTGCCGCAGCGGTGGAAGAATTGACGCGGGACCGCTCGGCCATGAGCCTCGCGGCGGCCAACCGGGAGGTCTGTGCGCGGCTGAAGGAAGGCGTCACAGTCTCCGTACCGGATCGGGCGCGCGGCGGGCAGAAGACGGAGCGCGTGCGAGTGGTGGAGTGGGACCATCCCACGGCGAACGACTTCCTCCTCGTCAGCCAGCTCAGCGTCACCAGGTCGCTCTACACGCGGCGACCCGACCTTGTCGGGTTCGTCAACGGCCTGCCGCTGGTGGTCGTGGAATTGAAGAAGCCCGGCGTGCCGGCCCAACAGGCGTTCGACGACAACCTCACCTGCTACAAGACGGACATCCCGCCGCTCTTCTGGTACAACGCGTTGCTCATCGCCTCGAACGGCACGGAGAGCCGCGTGGGCTCGCTCACGGCGGATTGGGAACGGTTCTTCGAGTGGAAGCGCGTCGAGCGCGAGGACGAGCCCCGCCGCGTGTCGCTGGAGGTGATGCTCCGCGGCACTTGCACCCCGCCGCGTCTGCTGGACCTGACGGAAAACTTCACTCTCTTCTCCGAGCACAAGGCTGGGCTGGTCAAGGTGCTCGCGCAGAACCACCAGGTCCTCGGCGTGAACAACGCCCTCGCCGCCACGTTGGCCGCGCGGCAGCAGGGGCACGGGCGCGGCGGGGTGTTCTGGCAGACGCAAGGCTCGGGCAAGAGCCTGGCCATGGTGTTCTTCGCGCAAAAGGTTCTGCGCAAGGTGCCGGGGAACTGGACCTTCGTGGTGGTGACCGACCGCGCCGAACTGGACGACCAGATCGCGAAGACGTTCAAGGCCTGCGGCGCGGTGAGCGAGGCGGAAAGCCGGGTCTGCCACGCGCAGAGCGGCGTGCACCTGCGCCAGTTGCTCGGCGAGAACCACCGGTACGTCTTCACGCTCATCCACAAGTTCCAGACCGCCGAGCGCCTCTGCGACCGGCCCGACGTGATCGTTCTGACCGACGAGGCCCATCGCACCCAGTACGACCATCTCGCGCTCAACATGCGCGCCGCGCTGCCGCGCGCGCTCTTCCTCGCCTTCACCGGCACGCCGCTCATCGCAGGCGAGGAGCGCACCCGCGAGGTGTTCGGCGACTACGTTTCGATCTACGACTTCCAGCAGTCGGTCGAGGACGGCGCGACCGTGCCGCTGTTCTACGAGAATCGCACGCCCGAGCTGAAGCTGAAGAACCCCAAGCTCAACGACGACATCTACGCGCTCATCGAGGCAGCCCAACTGGACGAGGAGCAGGAAAGACGGCTGGAGCGCGAGCTGGGCCGGTCATACCATCTCCTGACCCGCGACGACCGGCTGGAGAAAGTCGCCAGGGACATCGTGCAGCACTTCCTCGGGCGCGGTTTCCAAGGCAAAGCGATGGTCGTCTCCATCGACAAGGCGACGGCGCTCCGCATGTACGACAAGGTGCGGAAGCACTGGCAGGCCGAGCGCGAACGGGTGGAGCAGGACTTGGAACGGCTCGCCTGCTACAAGGTCCAACCCGACCCCGACCGGGTGCGGGAACTCCGGCGGCGGCTCGGCGTGCTCACGACCACCGACATGACGCTGATCGTCTCGCCAGCCCAGAACGAGATCGAGCAGATGAACCAACTCGGCCTCGACATCGCCGCGCACCGCAAACGGATGAACGACGAGCCGCTCGACGAGAAGTTCAAGGACCCGCAAGACCCGCTCCGCCTCGTGTTCCTCTGCGCGATGTGGCTGACCGGCTTCGACGCGCCCAGTTGCTCCACGGTGTACCTCGACAAGCCGATGCGGAACCACACGCTGATGCAGACGATCGCCCGCGCGAACCGCGTCTTCCCCGGCAAGCACAGCGGCTTGATCGTGGACTATGCCAACGTCTTTGCCTCACTGGAAAAAGCGCTTGCAATCTATGGAGCAGGCCGCGGCGGCGCCACGCCGGTGCGGGACAAGACTCAACTTGTCGCCGAGCTACGGAAGGCCGTCGAAGACGCCGAGACCTACTGCGCTGGTCATGGGGTGAGACTGGAAGCCATCGAAGCGGCGGCAGGCGGCTTTGAGCGGGTGCAACTCATCGGGGAAGCCGTCGAAGCCTTGGTCTCCCCTGACCCGCTGCGGAAGGAGTTCCTCGCCCACGAGCGCCTGGTTCGCACGCTGTTCCAGGCGGTAAAGCCGGACCCGGTCGTGCTGGAATGCCTGTCCCTGGTCTCCTGCCTCGGCACGATTGCCGACGCCATTCGTGAGAGGACCGGCGAAGGCCGGCCCGCTGACATCACCGCCGTCCTCGACAAGGTGAATCTGTTGCTGGACCAGTCCATCGAAGCAGGCGGGTTCCACATCCGAGAGCTAGCCAAGGGAAAGCACGCCGCCGTCATCGATCTCGCGAAGATTGACTTCGAGGCGCTAGCGGCGCGCTTCGCGAAGTCCAAGACGAAGAACCTTGAACTGGAGCGGCTGAAAGCCGCAATCCGCGCTCAATTGGACAAGCTGATTCGCCTGAACAGGACGCGGGCGGATTACCTGTCGAAGTTCGAGACGCTGATCGAGTCCTACAATGCGGGCAGCCGGAACATCGAGGAACTCTTCACCGAGCTCGTGGCTCTCAGCCGGGCGCTGAACGACGAGCAACAGCGCCACGTGCGGGAACATCTCTCCGAAGAGGAACTCGTGATCTTCGACATCTTGACGCGTCCGGGGCCGGAATTGAGCCCGGAAGAGCGCAAGGAAGTGAAAAAGGTCACGCGAGAGCTCCTGAAAAAGCTCAAGCAGCTCCTGGTCATCAGTTGA
- a CDS encoding PDDEXK nuclease domain-containing protein, translated as MKERIRTVQIKSALAANAELVLHYWNIGQDILRNQRRQGWGAKIIDRLAADLGRAFPKLRGYSVRNLKYMRAFAAAWPDRANVQQLAAQIPWGHNCALLDRVKGADARAFYIRSTRRHGWARSVLIHQIETRLHVRQGAAPTNFALTLPPPESDLARELLKDPYVFRPAPLDESADERALESALIARLRDFLLELGAGFAFVGNQVRLDVDGEECFLDLLFHHTRLHCYVVIDLKVVDFQPEFAGKMSFYQAAVDNLVKTERDAATIGLILCKGKSKTVVEYTLRDMKSPMGVAEYRLLPPDLKAALPAVQQLKSVVAKLESPGA; from the coding sequence ATCAAAGAGCGCATCCGCACCGTGCAGATCAAGTCCGCCCTGGCAGCGAACGCGGAGTTGGTCCTCCATTACTGGAACATCGGACAGGACATCCTCCGAAATCAGCGTCGGCAAGGCTGGGGTGCCAAGATCATCGACCGCCTGGCGGCCGACCTTGGCCGGGCCTTTCCCAAGTTGCGCGGCTACTCCGTTCGCAACCTCAAATACATGCGGGCGTTCGCCGCTGCATGGCCGGACCGCGCAAACGTGCAACAGCTTGCTGCACAAATCCCGTGGGGCCACAACTGCGCGCTTCTCGACCGCGTGAAGGGGGCGGACGCGCGGGCCTTCTACATCCGAAGCACCCGGCGGCACGGCTGGGCCCGCAGCGTGCTCATCCACCAAATCGAAACCCGTCTGCACGTGCGGCAGGGCGCAGCCCCCACAAACTTCGCCCTCACGTTGCCGCCTCCCGAGTCCGATCTCGCCCGCGAACTGCTCAAAGACCCCTACGTGTTCCGCCCCGCGCCGCTGGACGAATCGGCTGACGAACGCGCCCTGGAGAGCGCCCTGATCGCCCGCCTCCGGGACTTCCTGCTCGAGCTCGGCGCCGGCTTTGCTTTTGTCGGCAACCAGGTGCGGCTGGACGTGGACGGCGAAGAGTGCTTCCTCGACCTGCTCTTCCACCACACGCGGCTCCATTGCTACGTCGTCATTGACCTGAAGGTCGTGGATTTCCAGCCCGAGTTCGCCGGCAAGATGAGCTTCTACCAAGCTGCAGTGGACAATTTGGTGAAAACCGAGCGCGACGCCGCGACGATCGGCCTCATCCTCTGCAAGGGGAAGAGCAAGACCGTGGTCGAATACACCCTGCGCGACATGAAAAGCCCGATGGGTGTCGCCGAATACCGCCTACTTCCACCGGACCTGAAGGCAGCGCTTCCCGCTGTGCAGCAACTCAAGAGCGTCGTCGCGAAACTGGAGTCTCCCGGTGCGTGA
- a CDS encoding AbrB/MazE/SpoVT family DNA-binding domain-containing protein produces MASETSKVGKRGTVVIPASLRRRYGIKEGSLVIAEERAEGVLIRPAAALPVEIYSPERRAEFLLSNAVDAEDYARARKEVQKLGLDPDSIPHYKPRKPTKA; encoded by the coding sequence ATGGCGTCCGAGACCAGCAAGGTCGGCAAGCGCGGAACCGTGGTCATCCCCGCGTCACTTCGCCGCCGCTACGGCATCAAAGAAGGTTCCCTTGTGATCGCCGAGGAACGGGCCGAGGGGGTGCTGATCCGCCCCGCCGCGGCTCTGCCCGTCGAAATCTACAGCCCGGAGCGACGGGCCGAGTTTCTCCTGTCGAACGCGGTGGATGCGGAAGACTATGCACGGGCGAGAAAGGAAGTCCAAAAACTCGGGCTCGATCCGGATAGCATCCCCCATTACAAGCCGCGTAAGCCGACGAAGGCCTGA
- a CDS encoding PIN domain-containing protein → MDRVFLDANVLFSAAYRPDTKLRQLFKLRKVRLLSSSYSVEEARRNLATTEQRKDLEELCASLEIITTASLDLPPSLVLDLPASDRPILSAAISAHATHLLTGDVTDFGPYFGQTLEGVLILPPALYLQGHRGGKS, encoded by the coding sequence GTGGACCGGGTCTTCTTGGACGCCAACGTCCTCTTCTCGGCGGCCTATCGTCCCGACACGAAGCTCCGGCAACTGTTCAAGTTGCGCAAGGTGAGGTTGCTCAGCTCCTCCTACTCGGTGGAGGAAGCGCGCCGGAACCTCGCGACCACGGAGCAGCGAAAGGATCTGGAGGAGTTGTGCGCGTCCCTGGAAATCATCACGACGGCTTCTCTTGACCTACCTCCATCTCTCGTTCTCGATCTCCCGGCATCAGACCGGCCGATCCTATCGGCCGCCATCAGTGCCCATGCGACCCATCTCCTGACTGGCGATGTCACGGATTTCGGCCCTTATTTCGGCCAAACGCTGGAAGGAGTTTTGATCCTGCCACCGGCTCTCTACCTTCAAGGTCATCGCGGGGGAAAGAGTTAA
- a CDS encoding OmpA family protein: MSTTVRAHIVLVSMGLLSLVIGCTGKQISVSVEGQAMLAKAGDGGRGMQESVLEDLALSGPGRLQEVRVTDPAEVLPVAPAGASGSDGESPASAAARGTMEGSENSALGDVFFDYDRSSIRKEARAVLEANARMLKEREGWTLLITGHCDERGSQAYNQVLGERRAQSVKRYLEDLGLLGAQIRIVSYGKDHPFCAEPTSECWQKNRRAHFAMR, encoded by the coding sequence ATGTCAACCACGGTGCGTGCGCATATCGTGCTGGTCTCGATGGGGCTGCTCAGCCTCGTGATCGGCTGCACGGGCAAGCAGATTTCGGTGTCGGTTGAGGGGCAGGCGATGCTGGCCAAGGCCGGCGATGGTGGAAGAGGCATGCAGGAGTCCGTGCTGGAGGACCTGGCATTGAGCGGCCCCGGCCGGCTGCAGGAAGTCCGCGTGACCGATCCGGCCGAGGTGCTGCCGGTGGCTCCTGCTGGGGCGAGCGGATCGGATGGGGAGTCGCCCGCCTCCGCGGCCGCGAGGGGGACCATGGAGGGTTCTGAGAATAGCGCCTTGGGGGACGTGTTCTTCGACTACGACCGGAGCTCGATCAGGAAGGAGGCCCGGGCGGTGCTGGAAGCCAACGCCCGCATGCTCAAGGAGAGGGAGGGTTGGACGCTGTTGATCACCGGGCACTGCGACGAACGGGGAAGCCAGGCCTACAATCAGGTCCTGGGGGAGCGGCGGGCCCAATCGGTCAAACGGTATCTGGAGGACCTCGGCCTGCTCGGGGCGCAGATCCGGATCGTCAGCTACGGCAAGGACCACCCCTTCTGCGCCGAGCCGACGAGCGAGTGCTGGCAGAAGAACCGCCGGGCGCACTTCGCGATGCGGTAA
- a CDS encoding FAD/NAD(P)-binding oxidoreductase, with the protein MRSTKYLLIGGGLASSQAAKELRQRDPDGTITLVGEEPHVPYDRPPLSKEFLRGEKQKQELFYDPEPYFRDQRIELQLGTRVQRLDASGKTAILASGDTIAFEKALLATGGRPVHLTVPGHDLPGLYYLRTLDDAAAIAGEAGPGRKAVIVGGGFIGMEIASSLTQKGVQATVIETLPHIWARFTDATLAGFFQGYCQAKGVTFRTGEAVAEVRGTGRASAVVTRSGAVLPCDLVCVGVGIVPNVELAQAAGLEVGNGVLVNEFLQTSNPDIYAAGDVANYPDPYFGKRRRVEHWGHAEYCGQLAGRNMAGDRAAYDLLTYVWSDIFDLHLEFAGDESEHDRVLLRGRMEDRAFMVLYLKDRALRAYFAINTGAKDFLHLQRLIRQKKDLAGREAQLQDPTVPIKSLL; encoded by the coding sequence ATGCGATCCACCAAGTATCTGCTCATCGGGGGTGGGTTGGCCTCCAGCCAGGCGGCCAAGGAGCTCCGGCAACGGGACCCGGACGGCACGATCACGCTGGTCGGCGAGGAGCCGCACGTCCCCTACGACCGCCCGCCGCTCTCGAAGGAATTCCTGCGCGGGGAGAAGCAGAAACAGGAGCTGTTCTACGACCCCGAGCCTTACTTCCGGGACCAGCGCATCGAGCTCCAGCTCGGCACCCGCGTTCAGCGGCTTGACGCTTCGGGAAAGACGGCGATCCTGGCCAGCGGGGACACGATCGCTTTTGAGAAGGCCCTCCTCGCCACCGGGGGCCGGCCGGTTCACCTGACCGTCCCCGGCCACGACCTGCCCGGCCTCTATTACCTGCGGACTCTGGACGACGCTGCGGCGATCGCGGGCGAGGCTGGCCCTGGCCGGAAGGCCGTCATCGTCGGGGGCGGGTTCATCGGGATGGAGATCGCCTCATCCCTGACCCAGAAGGGCGTGCAGGCGACGGTCATCGAGACCCTGCCCCACATCTGGGCCCGTTTCACCGACGCGACGCTGGCCGGATTCTTCCAGGGCTACTGCCAGGCCAAGGGCGTGACCTTCCGCACGGGCGAGGCGGTCGCCGAGGTCCGCGGGACCGGCCGCGCCTCCGCGGTCGTGACCCGATCGGGAGCCGTCCTGCCCTGCGACCTGGTTTGCGTCGGGGTCGGGATCGTTCCGAACGTCGAGCTGGCTCAGGCAGCCGGGCTCGAGGTCGGCAACGGCGTCCTCGTGAACGAGTTCCTGCAGACCTCGAACCCTGACATTTACGCGGCGGGGGACGTGGCGAACTATCCGGACCCCTATTTCGGCAAGCGGCGGCGCGTGGAGCACTGGGGCCACGCCGAGTACTGCGGGCAACTGGCGGGACGGAACATGGCGGGCGACCGAGCCGCGTACGACCTGCTCACCTACGTCTGGTCGGACATCTTCGATCTCCACCTGGAGTTCGCCGGAGACGAAAGCGAACACGACCGGGTCCTGCTGCGGGGCCGGATGGAGGACCGGGCCTTCATGGTCCTCTACCTGAAGGACCGCGCGCTCCGCGCCTACTTCGCGATCAACACCGGCGCCAAGGACTTCCTCCACTTGCAGCGCCTCATCCGGCAGAAGAAAGACCTGGCGGGCCGGGAGGCGCAGCTCCAGGACCCGACGGTTCCGATCAAGAGTCTCCTCTGA
- a CDS encoding peptidylprolyl isomerase codes for MASLTVLMLLLSGPLVAAPLARAESTLAVADGLKVTIEYTLTLPDKTVADSNVGQAPFSYIQGAKQIVPGLEKGLAGLKAGQQKRVEVPAEQGYGAYDEKRKIKVPRNKIPPDVKVGSMLQDQTGRPVTVLELSTDSATLDLNHPLAGKALTFDVKILNVEKAQQPSPGSKKP; via the coding sequence ATGGCTTCCCTGACCGTCCTCATGCTCCTCCTGTCCGGCCCGCTGGTCGCGGCGCCGCTCGCACGGGCGGAAAGCACCCTGGCCGTCGCCGACGGGCTGAAGGTCACGATCGAGTACACGCTGACCCTGCCGGACAAGACCGTGGCCGACTCCAACGTGGGACAGGCCCCCTTCTCCTACATCCAGGGCGCCAAGCAGATCGTCCCCGGCCTGGAAAAGGGCCTGGCCGGCTTGAAGGCCGGCCAGCAGAAGCGGGTGGAGGTTCCCGCCGAGCAGGGCTACGGGGCTTACGACGAGAAGCGAAAGATCAAGGTGCCCCGGAACAAGATTCCGCCCGACGTCAAGGTCGGCTCCATGCTGCAGGATCAGACCGGCCGGCCGGTCACGGTCCTGGAGCTCTCAACCGACTCGGCCACGCTGGATCTCAACCACCCGCTGGCGGGCAAGGCCCTGACCTTCGACGTGAAGATCCTGAACGTGGAGAAAGCCCAGCAGCCTTCCCCGGGCAGCAAGAAGCCTTGA
- a CDS encoding cupin domain-containing protein, with protein MIQVERLMALLGLKPLPGEGGYFAETYRSWEVVSREALPGRYGGARSLGTGIYYLLTSDTCSRLHRLKSDEVYHFYLGDPVELLLLQPDGSGQVLTLGQDLVGGMQVQAVVRQGVWQGSRLVPGGRFALLGTTMAPGFEFADYEGGRRGELLEAYPRFRDLILTLTQAP; from the coding sequence ATGATCCAGGTCGAGCGGTTGATGGCCCTGCTGGGGCTCAAGCCCCTTCCCGGAGAGGGAGGGTATTTCGCCGAAACCTACCGGTCGTGGGAGGTCGTCTCCCGGGAGGCCCTGCCGGGCCGGTATGGAGGCGCCAGGTCGCTCGGGACCGGCATCTACTATCTGCTGACGTCGGACACCTGCTCGCGGCTGCATCGGCTCAAGAGCGACGAGGTCTACCATTTCTATCTGGGCGACCCGGTGGAGCTGCTCCTCCTCCAGCCGGACGGGAGCGGGCAGGTGCTGACCCTGGGCCAGGATCTCGTGGGCGGTATGCAGGTGCAAGCCGTGGTGCGGCAGGGCGTCTGGCAAGGCTCACGACTGGTCCCGGGCGGACGGTTCGCGTTGCTCGGCACGACCATGGCGCCCGGGTTCGAGTTTGCCGACTACGAGGGAGGACGGAGGGGCGAGCTGCTGGAGGCCTATCCCCGGTTCCGGGACCTCATCCTGACGCTCACCCAGGCTCCGTGA
- a CDS encoding Lrp/AsnC ligand binding domain-containing protein, translated as MPERAYVLINVMPGQTMNVVKALSEIKEIKSIDCCWGKPDIFTLVEVSDQDTLSALVLSKIHAIEGVAQTDTHLVYQLKR; from the coding sequence ATGCCTGAACGCGCCTACGTCTTGATCAACGTGATGCCGGGGCAGACGATGAACGTGGTCAAGGCCCTGTCGGAGATCAAAGAGATCAAGAGCATCGACTGTTGCTGGGGCAAGCCGGACATCTTCACCCTGGTCGAAGTGTCCGACCAGGACACGCTGTCAGCCCTCGTCCTGTCGAAGATTCACGCGATCGAGGGCGTGGCGCAGACCGACACCCACCTGGTCTACCAATTGAAACGCTAG
- a CDS encoding sigma-54 dependent transcriptional regulator — MQEPDAKILVVDDDAVARDLLVEALRKEGYGVESVADGHEAIRRGRETKFDLVLTDMRMGAVDGMTVLREFKQFSPETSTVLLTAFGSMEGAIEAIKQGAYDYLAKPFKKEEIKLVVRRALEHNRLVRENTRFREELREREGRSQLVGSSPPMLEVYKLVARVAGGKSTVLLEGESGTGKELIAHAIHANSPRRDRAFVPVNCAALPETLLESELFGHEKGAFTGAVGAKPGLFETADGGTLFLDEIGDVGSSVQVKLLRVIQDQEVRRVGGTGASKVDVRIIAATHRNLEALVKEGRFREDLFYRLNVVRIVLPPLRERREDVPMLAHHFLQKFSAGSAPIMGFVPETLALLQRYRWPGNVRELENVIERAVSLSHGPLIMPDDLPEAVRRAGAEPWSEAAGQGAGEPLATLDEMEKRHLLKALRETGGNKARAAKLLGIDRRTLYRMAERFGLELDDEGEGR, encoded by the coding sequence ATGCAAGAGCCTGACGCCAAGATCCTCGTGGTGGACGACGACGCCGTCGCGCGCGACCTCCTCGTGGAGGCCCTGCGGAAGGAAGGCTACGGCGTCGAGTCGGTGGCCGACGGGCACGAAGCGATCCGCCGCGGTCGCGAGACGAAGTTCGACCTCGTCCTGACCGACATGCGCATGGGGGCCGTGGACGGGATGACGGTCCTGCGGGAGTTCAAGCAGTTCAGCCCCGAGACCAGCACCGTGCTCCTGACCGCGTTCGGGTCCATGGAAGGGGCCATCGAAGCGATCAAGCAGGGGGCCTACGACTACCTGGCCAAGCCGTTCAAGAAGGAAGAGATCAAGCTCGTCGTGCGCCGGGCTCTGGAGCACAACCGCCTGGTGCGCGAGAACACCCGGTTTCGGGAGGAGCTGCGCGAGCGGGAGGGCCGGTCCCAACTGGTCGGCAGCAGCCCGCCGATGCTGGAAGTCTACAAGCTGGTGGCCCGGGTGGCGGGCGGGAAGAGCACGGTCCTGCTCGAAGGCGAGAGCGGAACCGGCAAGGAGCTGATCGCCCACGCGATCCATGCGAACAGCCCCAGGCGGGACCGGGCGTTCGTGCCCGTCAACTGCGCCGCCCTGCCGGAGACGCTCCTGGAATCGGAGCTGTTCGGGCACGAGAAGGGCGCGTTCACGGGCGCGGTCGGCGCGAAGCCCGGCCTGTTCGAGACCGCCGACGGCGGGACCCTGTTCCTGGACGAGATCGGGGACGTCGGGTCCTCGGTTCAGGTCAAGCTGCTGCGGGTGATCCAGGATCAGGAGGTCCGGCGCGTGGGCGGGACCGGCGCGTCGAAGGTGGACGTGCGGATCATCGCGGCCACGCACCGCAACCTGGAGGCCCTGGTCAAGGAGGGGCGGTTCCGCGAGGACCTCTTCTACCGGCTCAACGTCGTGCGGATCGTGCTTCCTCCCCTCCGGGAGCGCCGCGAGGACGTGCCGATGCTGGCCCACCATTTTCTGCAGAAGTTTTCCGCCGGCTCGGCGCCGATCATGGGGTTCGTCCCCGAGACGCTCGCGCTCCTGCAGCGGTACCGCTGGCCGGGGAACGTGCGGGAGCTGGAGAACGTGATCGAGCGGGCGGTCTCGCTCAGCCACGGGCCGCTCATCATGCCCGACGACCTGCCCGAAGCCGTCCGCCGCGCGGGCGCCGAGCCGTGGAGCGAGGCGGCCGGGCAGGGAGCCGGCGAGCCGCTCGCGACCCTCGACGAGATGGAGAAGCGGCATCTGTTGAAGGCGCTGCGCGAGACGGGCGGCAACAAGGCCCGTGCCGCAAAGCTCCTCGGCATTGACCGGCGGACCCTCTACCGGATGGCGGAACGGTTCGGGCTGGAGCTCGACGATGAGGGCGAGGGGCGGTGA